One window of Brevibacterium pigmentatum genomic DNA carries:
- the sucB gene encoding 2-oxoglutarate dehydrogenase, E2 component, dihydrolipoamide succinyltransferase: protein MSNSVQMPALGESVTEGTVTRWLKEVGEEVEVDEPLLEVSTDKVDTEIPSPYAGTLEKILAEEDDVVEVGGDLAYIGDGSGASSEDEAPAEAPAEEPAEEPAGAPAEEAPTEEAPAAEEAPAEESAPASSDSGSSEGTEITMPALGESVTEGTVTRWLKEVGEEIEVDEPLLEVSTDKVDTEVPSPVAGVVQAHLAEEDDTVEVGAPLARIGSGAPTESAPAEEAPKEEAPAQEAPKQEAPKQEAPAEEAPKQEAPAEEAPKQEAPAEEAPKQEAPKQESAPKPAVTESAQSASAAQAEEPVDAASPAPAAADTVGENAAYVTPLVRRLAREKGVDLSQVTGTGVGGRIRKQDVETAAKNGPAAAPAAQAGAPTGAPKAPFKVEIPEEVAKLRGTTEKASRIRQTIAKRMSESLDVSAQLTQVIEVDMSRVVKLRKANKEAFQAKHGSKLTYLPFFAKAIVEALQVHPKVNAQYDLETQQITYFDHEHLAVAVDTPRGLLVPVIKDAGDLSVAGLSKAIDDVADRTRNNKIMPDELSGGTFTVTNIGSVGALFDTPIINQPQMGIIGTGAIVRRPIAVQTADGDEAIAIRDMVYLPLTYNHQLVDGADAGRFLQTIKARLEEGNFEADLDL from the coding sequence ATGTCGAATTCCGTTCAGATGCCGGCTCTCGGCGAGTCGGTCACCGAGGGCACTGTCACTCGCTGGCTCAAGGAAGTGGGCGAAGAAGTCGAGGTAGACGAGCCATTGCTCGAGGTGTCGACCGATAAGGTCGACACGGAGATCCCCAGCCCGTACGCAGGCACGCTCGAGAAGATCCTCGCCGAAGAAGACGACGTGGTCGAGGTCGGCGGCGACCTCGCCTACATCGGCGACGGCAGCGGTGCCTCCTCCGAGGACGAGGCACCGGCCGAGGCGCCTGCTGAGGAGCCCGCCGAAGAGCCTGCAGGGGCACCGGCCGAAGAAGCTCCCACCGAAGAGGCACCGGCAGCCGAGGAGGCACCCGCGGAGGAATCCGCTCCTGCCTCTTCGGATTCCGGTTCGTCCGAAGGCACCGAAATCACAATGCCCGCACTCGGCGAGTCCGTCACCGAAGGCACCGTGACCCGCTGGCTCAAGGAAGTCGGCGAAGAGATCGAGGTCGACGAACCGCTCCTCGAGGTCTCGACCGACAAGGTCGACACCGAGGTCCCCTCCCCCGTCGCCGGAGTCGTTCAGGCTCACCTGGCGGAAGAGGACGACACCGTCGAGGTCGGCGCGCCGCTGGCCCGCATCGGCTCCGGTGCCCCGACCGAATCCGCACCGGCTGAGGAAGCACCGAAGGAAGAGGCTCCCGCTCAGGAGGCTCCGAAGCAGGAAGCTCCCAAGCAGGAGGCACCCGCTGAGGAAGCTCCCAAGCAGGAGGCACCCGCTGAGGAAGCTCCCAAGCAGGAGGCACCCGCTGAGGAAGCTCCCAAGCAGGAAGCACCGAAGCAGGAATCAGCTCCCAAGCCCGCCGTGACAGAATCGGCGCAGTCCGCTTCGGCCGCGCAGGCCGAGGAGCCGGTGGATGCCGCCTCGCCGGCCCCTGCCGCAGCCGACACCGTGGGCGAGAACGCCGCCTACGTCACTCCCCTCGTGCGCCGTCTGGCTCGCGAGAAGGGTGTCGACCTTTCGCAGGTCACCGGCACCGGAGTGGGCGGTCGCATCCGCAAACAGGATGTCGAGACGGCCGCGAAGAACGGCCCTGCCGCCGCACCGGCTGCTCAGGCCGGCGCGCCGACCGGAGCTCCCAAGGCTCCGTTCAAGGTCGAGATCCCCGAGGAAGTCGCGAAGCTGCGCGGCACCACGGAGAAGGCTTCGCGCATCCGCCAGACCATCGCCAAGCGCATGAGCGAGTCCCTCGATGTCTCCGCTCAGCTCACGCAGGTCATCGAAGTGGACATGTCTCGTGTCGTGAAGCTGCGCAAGGCCAACAAGGAAGCGTTCCAGGCCAAGCACGGTTCCAAGCTGACCTACCTGCCGTTCTTCGCGAAGGCCATCGTCGAGGCGCTGCAGGTGCACCCGAAGGTCAACGCCCAGTACGATCTCGAGACGCAGCAGATCACCTACTTCGATCATGAGCACCTGGCTGTCGCGGTCGACACTCCGCGCGGACTGCTCGTGCCCGTGATCAAGGATGCCGGTGACCTGAGCGTCGCAGGTCTGTCGAAGGCCATCGACGATGTCGCTGACCGGACCCGCAACAACAAGATCATGCCGGACGAGCTCTCGGGCGGAACCTTCACGGTGACGAACATCGGTTCCGTCGGTGCGCTGTTCGACACACCGATCATCAACCAGCCGCAGATGGGCATCATCGGCACGGGTGCGATCGTGCGTCGTCCCATCGCCGTGCAGACGGCCGATGGCGACGAGGCGATCGCCATCCGTGACATGGTGTACCTGCCGTTGACCTACAACCACCAGCTGGTCGACGGCGCGGATGCAGGACGCTTCCTGCAGACCATCAAGGCACGTCTGGAAGAAGGCAACTTCGAGGCCGATCTCGACCTCTGA